The Setaria viridis chromosome 6, Setaria_viridis_v4.0, whole genome shotgun sequence genome includes the window CTGAACCTCCGACACCCCCACCACGGCAAACGGAGGTGATGGCGGAAGGTGAGGCAACGACAGTAGCTGGTGAGCTCCCGCTCCAATGTCTCGCGAgtaaaggaggaggaggtggcatgGGAATCGAAGaggacactagtagagaaacgactttccatccacccccttttgtcccggtttaaagttggcccgggacaaaaggttcaccaaccgggattaaaactcggtcactggtggggggctcaccaaccgggaccttttatcccggttgcaaaggctagtgggaaaaaattactctgagaggccttttatcccggtttgaaacaccaaccgggataaaagacccccccttttatcccggttggtaacaccaaccgagataaaagggtcaagagccttttatcccggttggaaacaccaaccgggataaaagggggtcttttatcccggttggtgtttccaaccgggataaaagggtcccccacgagttaatacaaaaggatagtatcccctacatagtcagatgtggtgtgtaggtgggatggtaaggaagctacgcgcgaggctggaggttgtgggttcgaatcccacgaaccgcgcacgcgcatatttcgcgtgaaaaatcgcgtgacttgcgacttgcgcgtgtgggggggcctcctgggagctcgggaatttttttttttgcagcgccggccgtgggtgaacccttttatcccggttggtattaccaaccgggataaaagggggtcttttgtcccggttgagtgacccgggataaaagacccccccttttgtcccagttggtttatcccggatgcattttcgagatctttgcaccctaccaaccgggataatagGTGAGTTCTCCACCAGTGGGAGGCCGCCGCTGGCGGGTTTAGACTACGTGGATGTGTGGGTAGGGTTAAGGTGACGGTGTGGACTAGTATATATAAGATGTCTGGGCTTGTTAGAATAAGATAACATTCTAACCGGCCAAATTCGGACCCGGTTAGATTAAATTGATATTCTAACCGGTCCTATTTCTAGGTGGTAAGAATAAGTTAACATTGTAATTGGCTTTATTTGGAACCCGATTGAATCTTCTTGTTATTCAAAAAAACATCAAGTTCATCAATTTTAATCCAGGAAAACATCAAGATAATTTAAGCACGATATATAACAAGATTAATACATTTAAAAATTGTTTGATTCACAAATTAACGATATTTAACAAATTCAAAAAATCCAAATTAACAGAACACAATAACCAATTGTtcgaaaaaatcaaaataatccACACACATTAATATATTACAAATTCAGAAATATATCAAAATAATCCCCGATCCACTCGATACCGTCATAGGACTTTTAAATACTGAGCTTCTTGATTCGTCTGAGGTCCACCTACTCGTCTCAGTAACACTAGTGATGGCCATGCATCTTGTAGATGTCTTCTAACGAATCAAGCTTGACGTACAAGGTCATGCCTTCCGCTCCTTGAGGATAACCATCTTTGGTGATCTTGAAATGGCAGACGGTGGATGTGCCAAAGGTACGTGACGATCCTTCTAAATGTATGCCACCACAACTTCCGTCTGATCGCCATGGGTGACACCAAGAAGAGCTACCATGCGGCAAGGGACGAACAATTTATCAATTAGTGCCGCTGTCCATCGCCATCATCTAATCCAGCCATATCTTGTTGTATATTTAAGTATAGAAATTAAGATTTAAAAATAAACAGAATAAATTGAGATCGATTATGTATGTATATCAGAACATTAGCTTTTGGAAAAAGGGCTTCGATGGAAGAGAGGCACGGGGCATAGAGACAACAACGAGTGACAATATGTCAGAAGAATACCCGATCACAATTATTGGCACACACAGCCGATATTTACAGTAGTCAATACCCCTGGTAAATAACCACACCATCAAGAGTAAATAGTGACAATATGCAGTATATACACGACATAGCCTTGGCTGCCGTGGAAGCACCAGAAGGGAGACAAATAACAGGGACCACTACATCAAGTAGATAGTGACAATATGCAAAAGAATACCCGCGCCTGTTAGCATGTGTGAACTGACCACACCACGAAACGTGATACACGGCAAGCGTACCAAGGCCTTGCTGTGCAGACTATGCATGGACAACACATGGTACCTGACCGCTTTTGGCCTCAGACACATCAAAAACTGCATCGTTccacgttgtacatccattgctagTTTATCTATATTACATAATATATTATTAGCTATTTGAATAGAATGAACCAATTAAAAAATTACGTTGTATTTTAGTACCGGCTGCAGgatggtgttaccaaccagtactaattgGCCTGTAGGAGTGATGGTTATTAGACTTGGTACTGTTGTTAGCATCATTAACCTAATTGTGCGCCGTATGAATTTGGGGATGCAAAGCTAGCTCTCTATGAATGTGAGGGATGGAAAGCTAGTTCTCTAGTAGTAATTATATATATGACAGTCAAGAAATCGAACACTATGCTGCTACGAGTCACCATCATTTCCTTCATTGACAATCTGACATAGGTGAAGCTGCTTCAATAATTTCCTTCGCGCAGTCGTGGAGCTTATTGGATTATCACCAGGACGGGACACGGAAATGGCCAGCAATGAAGCTGATTGCCGTCTGAGGAAGACTACATACTTACCTATGAAATGAAGCGATTGCATAGACTAATGAagcattgcatatttgcatgtgAGTGTGGCAGATAATTCTGCAGGACATGATTGCAATCCACGCACCATCGAGAAGACTGGGGCGATGGGGTTGCCTCATCAATAATCAcgtggatgcatgcatgcatgttcccTCAACCGGACAAGGGTCTGATATATGGCTATAGTATTACTGAGCCCACATCAATAATTTCCGCTGGTGTATCGTGTGGGAAGAATCAACATACTACACCTCTGAGTTCTTGGAACTAACTGACGTTCACATGCAACCTCCACAAGGTGCTGTATGCTTTTGACATTCACCTGCCAGTTCGTGTAGAGGACACCCTAACGTATGGTTAATATTATCCATTTCATGAGTAAAATACTGTGATTCAAAAATACTTCAAATCCCTTGAGACAATACTTCTCACTTGACTAACCACTAACCAAccccgaaaccctaactcaactCCGAACCCTAACCCCTAACGGCATAACCACTCCGTTTTGCCGGCGAGATGGAGGAACTGGCTGGAAGGTAGAGAGGGCAGCGGTCCAGGGTTGAAAACGACGGGCGAGCGCAGTAACATGTGGAGGAGGAAGTGCCACGTATTCGTTCACCGCTATTGGGCAGCGACACACGACACGCCCAATAAGATCTTCGCACGGTAGAAGGACGTCATGTATTCAATAATGTTATTGGTCCCCCATGTGCAGAAGGGCGCGCGCGTATGGAATAACAAGTAGGGACACTGCAACTAATCTACTCTGCTCGTCCAGTCCCTAGCCTATAAATAGATGCCATGCTAGCTCTTGTTGTGCTCACAATTAATCCGATTACACACGAGCTTCTCTCCCTGGCCAAGACACAACCATAGTATGATGAAGAACATGGCACTAGCCGGCAATGGTATGAAGAAGTTAATCCTCGCTGTTCTCTTACTGTGTCTAGTTATAGGGCAGATACAAGTGGAAGCTAAGAGCTGCTGCCCATCCACCACTGCAAGAAATGTCTACAATACCTGCCGTTTCACGGGTACATCCCGTCCAACGTGTGCAAAACTGTCAGGCTGCAAAATTATCAGCGGGAACAAATGCAAGCCCCCTAACGACCACCTCACCCTTGACCCGGACACTggtaaataataaatttatctcACTTGATTTCTTCGTGATTTGAGTCGTTAATGTATTTTCCATCTGATGAAACGTATTGGTTTTGCATTGAAGAGGAAGTTAATGTGCTTAACTTCTGCAAGTTGGGGTGTGCGTCGTCTGTGTGCAACAACATCAACGctggtaagcaacttttgctcaGACAGAGAAAACAATAATCATTAATTAGCGGCAGCTAGAATCCTATaatctaatatatatatatatatataattttatcAGCTCTGGGAAATGAAGAGGCGAACGATGCCGTTGAGAGTTGCGACCAAGCCTGCTCTAGCTTCTGCAGCGTGCATGTTGGCAGCGCCACCGTGGTTGCTTAAGCAAATGCATCCAACTAGATCGTCCTTGTGCTGAATAATTGGATATCGTATCCACTTAAAGCTGCCTTGTGTAGTACGTCTTTGTGTCTCTCTTTATATTCCAATAAGGTCGGTGATCTTGATGCCACACACTCAGATGTGTGTTCATCTCCAGATACTACTCCATGCTACCTGCCCTTTGTGTTTTGTTCAATAACTGGGTATCATATCCCAGCCAGTATGCCGTCTGTTTTGTGTTTGTTTCCTTCTAGTTCCAAAGGGGTCATCATGATGTTACCTTCTTTCAATATGGTGCTTTGCATGACTACTGTTGTATGGTACCATCTTGTGGCCAATAAGTACATCTTATCCTATGACCTTTGCTATGACCCTTTGCAAATAAGTAGAAGATTGTTATAAGCGTCAATACTCCGTATAAATTGATCGCTGCTGTGAGTTCCCTTTCAGCTTATCGTAGGCATACATTATTGCTAGCACGGTAAAGCCAACCAACACGAATGATGAAGTAAACGTAGCGGTACTTCTGTATACCAACACCCTTACTTAAATGTACCGGTGTCATTCCCTACTGGCACATATATTCTTATATGCTAGCCAGCTTGTAAAATTAAccaattaaaataattatttcaagataGAAATAACTTATCGGTTTCTGGAAGCATGTGTAATGTGAATTCAAGGACTCGACGGAAGTTGAATCACTTCATCTATATTGCTTTCAGTATTTTGGGTAACTAAATTTAACATTTGCACATACAAATGTTAAAGTACAAATGTTAAATCTAGTTACCCAAGCAGAATATGAAGATAgtttatagtatatatatactatataaatCTAGTTAACATTTAGTCTAAATGTTAAATCTAGTTACCTAAAATCCTGAAagcaaaatgtataaatatatatctTTTAAGGCAGTATAAGCTTCGATTCCTATTGCTGCTCTGTTAAATCTCATCTTTCGTTGTGGCCCAACACTCTAGTATGCATGTTGCACCAAGCTTCTTTGAGCCGCTCTGCCCTCTGATTTTGCTGCGTAGGGGAATCTTTATCAGGTTGGGCTACTTCCAGTTGTGCGATGTAAAGATTCGTATTTTCTAGAAGGTAGACAAAAAACTCGCGTTCTCTTAAGGCAACAACCGGAAGATTCTGCAGCGCACAGGGCATACCATTATTGTAGAAacgacctttagtaccgatctCCAACCCCCTTTAAAACTGGTTTTGCAACCGGTACCGTTATGTCggtcctttagtaccagatcaaataagtaccggttggtaaccAGTATCAACTTGTTTTGCggccaaaaaaataaagaaaaaaacagtCAGAAGGCTCGCGCACACGCGCATCACATGAAATATGCGTGTGCGGGGtccatgggattcgaacccatgaaaTCAAGCTGCACGCGACCCTTcgttaccatctcacctacatagcGCATATGCTTTCctgaagtaacccgtggaggaggctttagtaccgggtcataacaccacccggtactaaaaatgACTCTtcagtaccgggtcataacaccacccgataCTAGTATCGGATGGTGTAATGACCCGATACTAAAAGGCCTCTAGGGACCCTCAAATttgaacccggtactaatgctaatattagtagCGGGTCAAAGTGCAGCCAGAACTAAAGCATGGGATGAaaggtcatatttctagtagtgtataGTTGTTGTGAAGGACTGACTTGGCTGtcctctctcttctccatcCCCTTGGTCTTACGCCGCCACTCGCACGCGAGCCGGTGCCCAACCAGAGGAGTGAGAGCTAGGGGCAGGTTGGGAGGTGGGGATAGTGACTGGTGGCCAGGGTGATGGTTGATCCTGGTGgggttagggttttagggttttcGAGCTTCCTATGGTCGGCGAACCTAGAGGAGGAGCTCAACATCAGCTGCAACCCGCGATGGTGGTGGTTTGGCCGGCGCCCGAGGCGAGGCAGCGCGGGAGTGCTGCCGGTGGGTTGGTGTTGGCACTCATTATTGACAACTATTTTGTTCATAAAATAACACTCaaacttgctgctgctgctgctgccatcgCCACCCTAGCCATAATATAAAGGCAAAATTTGCTAAAGGACATGCAAAATGATGCTAGTTTGCTGGCGGGCATCGTTGACCTTGTAATATGCTACAAGACACTCTAGTTGTGTCTCAATTTGCTGAAAGACATTGCTATGACTAAAATAATGTTTCTGGACTGAGttggagagagagatggagtgAAATGTCTGTTTTGCCCATGACCCCACTGGTCAgatccttcttcttccacccTCCTTTGTTCTTTCTTCAACCATTACCCAGCTCCAGCGTGTTGCAGATCTACGAGGGTGGCGGCCTGGGGCGAGGGGCATCGCTCGCCCTTGGAGGAGCGCTGCGAGcgacggcgcgggggcggcAACAGCGCGTCAGAACCTGACTGTTCGTTAGCTCCTCTCGCTGCTGGGGAAGAAGGAGGGGGATGAGCCATGGACGGGGTTCCCTTGAAAACCTCAGCGTCGAGCTCGGGCGGCTACGCGCAGACAGCACTAGGCTGCTTCACGGGGAGGGGGCGCGGCCAATCATTGGCACCCCACTGGTCCAATGCTGATGAAGATGGTGCCAGCGTCGTGTGAGGACATCTCATCTCCTCGAGTTCCATGGCCAGCACAGGTGAGCTGCCGCTACCACAAAACAGAGGTTTCGTGAGAGTCAAAAAACCTTATGAAAATAGCTAAAaccatcatgaaaataatcCGTGACATGACACTCTCACGAAAATCCTCTCACAAATATGGTGCCATGAAAATACCATTTTCATGAGAGTGAACTGTCATGATTTTATTTCGTGAGAGTATTTCCTATCAATGACCTCCACGAAATACTTTGTGCCACCAGGTCTTCAAGATCATTTTCATGAGAGCTGAACATCAGGAAAAGTCCGCCACAAATGTTTTTCTTGGAGCCCCTAACTCTCATGAAAATCATGCGGGCCGCCACGAAAAACAGCATGACCAAATGacaaatttcattttcatgtgttCATACCGCCATGAAAATGGTCATTTTCATGAGAGTTGATGAAACAAAAAATAGTGCCATTTTCATGAGAGTTCAAGCAACCAGGAAAAGACACTAATAAACATCCAGATCCCATCCAGCA containing:
- the LOC117860396 gene encoding DELTA-urthionin-Uf1a, which encodes MMKNMALAGNGMKKLILAVLLLCLVIGQIQVEAKSCCPSTTARNVYNTCRFTGTSRPTCAKLSGCKIISGNKCKPPNDHLTLDPDTEEVNVLNFCKLGCASSVCNNINAALGNEEANDAVESCDQACSSFCSVHVGSATVVA